From a single Trichocoleus desertorum ATA4-8-CV12 genomic region:
- a CDS encoding ATP-dependent 6-phosphofructokinase, translated as MGQKRIGILTSGGDCAGLNAAIRAVVCRAAGTYGWEVLGIRQATQGLMHSAPQAICLDLENVDPLRVAGGTMLGTTNKGDPFAFPMPDGTLCDRSQDIIAGYHQLGLDAIIGIGGDGSMAILRRIAEQGNLNLVAIPKTIDNDVGVTEHSIGFDTAVNTATEALDRLHFTAASHSRVMILEVMGRDAGHIAITAGIAGGADVILIPEIPYTIANICHKIKERQEQGKNYSLVIVSEAVRTEAGDPVVITNRLGQCRYGGIGDYLADRICDCSGAETRVTVLGHVQRGGTPSPLDRLVASAFGVAAVDLIAEEKYDHMVTWQNRQVVSVPIADAIAHYQAVNPSGTLVKTARGLGIYLGD; from the coding sequence ATGGGACAAAAGCGGATTGGGATTCTGACGAGTGGAGGCGATTGTGCTGGACTCAATGCTGCCATTCGAGCGGTGGTATGTCGGGCGGCGGGTACCTACGGTTGGGAGGTGCTAGGAATTCGGCAAGCGACCCAAGGGCTCATGCACAGCGCACCCCAGGCAATTTGCTTAGACCTAGAAAATGTAGATCCGTTGCGGGTTGCAGGCGGCACGATGCTCGGCACCACCAATAAAGGCGATCCCTTTGCCTTTCCCATGCCCGACGGCACCCTTTGCGATCGCTCACAAGACATTATTGCTGGCTATCACCAGCTCGGTCTAGATGCCATCATTGGTATTGGTGGAGATGGCAGCATGGCAATTCTGCGGCGCATTGCCGAACAAGGCAACCTGAACCTGGTGGCGATCCCCAAAACTATTGACAACGATGTGGGTGTGACCGAGCACTCAATTGGCTTTGACACTGCCGTCAATACCGCGACCGAAGCCCTCGATCGCCTCCACTTTACAGCCGCTAGCCACAGCCGCGTCATGATTTTAGAAGTAATGGGTCGTGATGCAGGCCATATTGCCATTACCGCAGGCATTGCGGGTGGTGCCGATGTGATCTTGATTCCCGAAATTCCCTACACCATCGCTAACATCTGTCACAAAATTAAGGAGCGCCAAGAGCAAGGTAAAAACTATTCGCTGGTGATCGTATCGGAAGCGGTGCGGACGGAAGCAGGAGACCCAGTTGTGATCACCAATCGTTTAGGGCAATGTCGCTATGGTGGCATCGGTGACTACTTAGCCGATCGCATTTGTGACTGTAGTGGGGCTGAAACTCGTGTGACAGTGCTGGGTCATGTGCAGCGGGGAGGAACGCCTTCGCCACTCGATCGCCTGGTCGCATCAGCCTTTGGCGTAGCTGCAGTCGATCTGATTGCTGAGGAGAAATATGACCACATGGTCACTTGGCAAAACCGTCAGGTTGTTAGTGTTCCCATTGCTGACGCGATCGCGCATTATCAAGCCGTAAACCCTAGCGGCACCTTAGTCAAAACCGCTCGTGGCTTAGGCATTTATCTAGGCGATTAA
- the era gene encoding GTPase Era: MSDLSDQWSIPVAPEGFKSGFVGIIGRPNVGKSTLMNYLVGQKIAITSPVAQTTRNRLLGILTTPDSQFIFVDTPGIHKPHHQLGEVLVKNAQIAIHSVDVVLFVVDSSVDAGGGDRYIVELLSKTTTPVILGLNKSDQQPGETAALDASYHALAEPYDWPIAKFSALTGEGLEPLQTLLGDRLELGPYYYPPDLVTDQPERFIMGELIREQILLLTREEVPHSVAIAIDRVEEEPTITRILATIHVERQSQKGIIIGKGGSMLKAIGSAAREQMQKLIAGKVYLELFVKVQPKWRQSRTRLAELGYRVEE; the protein is encoded by the coding sequence ATGTCAGACCTATCAGATCAGTGGAGCATTCCAGTTGCGCCAGAAGGCTTTAAATCAGGCTTTGTGGGCATCATTGGCCGTCCCAACGTCGGCAAGTCAACCTTGATGAATTATTTAGTGGGACAAAAGATTGCCATTACGTCGCCTGTAGCCCAAACTACCCGCAATCGGCTTTTAGGAATTTTGACCACGCCAGATAGTCAGTTTATTTTTGTGGATACTCCCGGCATTCACAAACCCCACCACCAGCTAGGGGAAGTTTTGGTCAAGAATGCTCAGATTGCCATTCACTCGGTCGATGTGGTGCTGTTTGTGGTTGATAGCTCCGTCGATGCAGGTGGAGGCGATCGCTACATCGTCGAGTTGCTCAGTAAAACCACAACCCCAGTGATTTTGGGCCTGAATAAAAGCGACCAGCAACCGGGTGAAACAGCAGCATTAGATGCCAGCTATCACGCATTGGCAGAACCCTACGATTGGCCGATCGCTAAATTCTCGGCTTTGACTGGAGAAGGCTTAGAACCCCTACAAACTCTACTAGGCGATCGCTTAGAACTTGGCCCCTACTATTACCCACCCGATCTCGTCACTGATCAGCCAGAGCGCTTTATCATGGGCGAACTGATCCGGGAGCAAATTTTGCTGCTGACTCGTGAGGAAGTACCCCATTCAGTGGCGATCGCGATCGATCGGGTGGAGGAAGAACCGACCATTACTCGCATCCTCGCCACCATCCACGTAGAGCGGCAATCCCAAAAAGGCATCATCATTGGCAAAGGTGGCAGCATGCTGAAGGCGATCGGCAGTGCGGCCCGTGAGCAAATGCAGAAATTAATTGCGGGTAAGGTGTACCTAGAGTTGTTTGTCAAAGTGCAACCGAAATGGCGGCAATCGCGCACTCGCCTCGCAGAATTAGGCTATCGGGTGGAGGAATAG
- a CDS encoding ADP-ribosylglycohydrolase family protein has translation MELIERYRGALLGLATGDAVGTTLEFEPPGSFTPITDMVGGGPFNLQPGQWTDDTSMALCLAESLIECQGFDPKHQLEKYDRWYRQGYLSSTGRCFDIGNATRTALLKFEATGEPYCGSPDPRAAGNGSIMRLAPVPLFYATRPEEAIAKSAESSRTTHAAPTTIDACRYLGALMLGALQGASKEELLADHYSPVPDYWNQHPLVPEIAEIAQGSFKQRQPPEIQGSGYVVRSLEAALWAFYHSDSFPAGCLLAVNLGNDADTTGAVYGQLAGAFYGETGIPAEWRSRLAYRELIESLAEKLLALSRSLL, from the coding sequence GTGGAGTTAATTGAGCGTTATCGAGGAGCCTTGTTAGGGCTAGCCACGGGTGATGCGGTTGGCACTACGCTAGAGTTTGAGCCGCCAGGGTCATTTACGCCCATCACAGATATGGTCGGTGGTGGCCCCTTTAACCTCCAGCCCGGACAGTGGACCGATGACACCTCAATGGCGTTGTGTCTAGCGGAAAGTTTGATCGAGTGCCAAGGTTTTGACCCGAAACATCAATTGGAAAAATATGACCGTTGGTATCGTCAAGGCTACCTCAGCAGCACCGGACGCTGTTTTGACATTGGCAACGCCACTCGCACAGCCCTATTAAAGTTTGAGGCCACCGGAGAGCCATACTGCGGATCTCCTGATCCGCGTGCTGCGGGCAATGGCTCGATTATGCGCTTAGCTCCGGTGCCGTTGTTTTATGCGACTCGACCAGAGGAAGCGATCGCCAAGTCCGCTGAGAGTTCTCGCACCACTCATGCAGCTCCCACAACGATTGATGCCTGCCGTTATCTGGGTGCCTTGATGCTTGGTGCTTTGCAGGGAGCTAGCAAAGAAGAATTGCTTGCAGACCACTACAGCCCCGTTCCTGACTACTGGAATCAGCATCCCTTAGTGCCAGAAATTGCTGAGATTGCCCAAGGCTCTTTCAAGCAGCGCCAACCACCTGAAATTCAAGGCTCTGGTTATGTGGTGCGCTCCCTGGAAGCAGCGCTGTGGGCCTTCTACCATAGCGATTCTTTTCCAGCAGGTTGTTTGCTGGCAGTCAACTTAGGCAACGATGCCGATACTACGGGAGCTGTTTATGGGCAGCTTGCAGGGGCGTTCTATGGAGAGACAGGAATTCCGGCGGAGTGGCGATCGCGCTTGGCATACCGAGAATTGATTGAGTCTTTGGCTGAGAAGTTGCTGGCTCTCTCGCGATCGCTTCTATGA
- the hisC gene encoding histidinol-phosphate transaminase: MSYFRPSVDAMTGYQPGEQPAPGIKVIKLNTNENPYPPSEAALQVLRGFDGELLRRYPDPMADSFRHAASQVLGVPYDWILAGNGSDDILNLLVRACTEGDRKIVYPTPTYVLYETLAEIQDTKVLEIPYDDDYNLPVEQLIEANGAITFIASPNSPSGTLVPLDLLNKLASHLSGVLAIDEAYVDFADYSALELVKEHDNVIVLRTFSKGYSLAGLRLGFGVANPALLSGLIKVKDSYNVDALACAVGAAAIADQAHKNASAERVKASRAKLTTDLTQLGFKVGPSQANFVLAQAPDNTGALYQALKERGILVRYFNQPRLDDKLRITVGTEEQNQALISALTELLD; the protein is encoded by the coding sequence ATGAGTTACTTCCGTCCTAGCGTTGATGCGATGACTGGCTATCAACCTGGGGAGCAGCCAGCCCCAGGCATCAAAGTTATTAAGCTCAACACCAACGAAAATCCCTATCCTCCCTCTGAGGCTGCCCTGCAAGTTCTGCGTGGTTTTGATGGTGAGTTGTTGCGGCGCTACCCTGATCCGATGGCTGATTCGTTCCGTCATGCGGCTAGCCAAGTTTTAGGCGTTCCCTACGATTGGATTTTGGCAGGTAATGGCAGTGATGACATTCTGAATTTACTGGTGCGGGCTTGTACCGAAGGCGATCGCAAAATTGTCTACCCCACTCCCACTTATGTTCTCTACGAAACGTTAGCGGAAATTCAAGACACAAAAGTGCTTGAGATTCCCTACGATGACGACTACAACCTACCCGTCGAACAGCTGATTGAGGCAAACGGGGCGATCACGTTTATCGCTTCGCCCAATAGCCCCTCTGGAACATTGGTTCCTTTGGATTTGCTCAACAAGTTAGCTAGCCACCTGTCTGGAGTGCTGGCGATCGATGAAGCTTATGTCGATTTTGCCGACTACAGCGCTTTAGAGCTGGTGAAAGAGCACGACAACGTGATTGTGCTACGAACCTTCTCTAAGGGCTATTCCTTGGCAGGTTTGCGGCTAGGTTTTGGAGTTGCCAATCCAGCATTACTATCGGGGCTGATTAAAGTTAAAGATAGCTACAACGTCGATGCGCTGGCTTGTGCAGTGGGAGCAGCAGCGATCGCCGACCAAGCGCACAAAAACGCCAGTGCTGAACGGGTGAAAGCCTCTCGCGCTAAGCTCACCACTGACCTCACTCAACTAGGCTTTAAAGTCGGGCCTTCCCAAGCTAATTTTGTTCTGGCCCAGGCTCCCGACAACACAGGCGCTCTCTACCAAGCTCTGAAAGAACGGGGTATTCTGGTGCGCTACTTCAATCAACCTCGCCTCGACGACAAACTACGGATCACCGTTGGTACTGAAGAACAAAACCAAGCCCTCATTTCTGCTCTCACCGAATTGTTGGATTAG
- the aroB gene encoding 3-dehydroquinate synthase has protein sequence MKSVIPVELPQQSYDIAIASGGLEQLGNWLIGHGAQPLKLGKKILLVSSPPIFKHYGTQAIASLEQAGFTVAQCILPAGERYKTPASLQKIYDVALENRLERSSTILALGGGVIGDMAGFAAATWLRGINFVQVPTTLLAMVDASIGGKTGVNHPRGKNLIGAFHQPKLVLIDPQVLKTLPAREFRAGMAEVIKYGIIWDAELFEKLEQSPRLDQLRYISDELLQEILTRSCQAKAHVVSKDEKEAGLRAILNYGHTIGHAVESLTGYKVVNHGEAVAIGMVAAGQIAVDLGLWDQAASDRQLALIEKTGLPTKLPEGLDIEAIADSLQSDKKVQDGRVRFILPTQIGAVTITDQVPANVIQQVLYGMNIDLTPQPPSL, from the coding sequence ATGAAGTCTGTAATTCCTGTTGAATTACCACAACAGTCTTATGATATCGCGATCGCCTCCGGTGGTCTGGAGCAGCTAGGAAACTGGCTGATCGGACATGGCGCACAGCCACTCAAACTCGGCAAAAAAATTCTCCTCGTTTCTAGTCCCCCGATTTTTAAGCATTACGGAACCCAAGCGATCGCCTCCTTAGAGCAAGCAGGCTTTACCGTGGCTCAGTGCATCTTGCCCGCCGGAGAACGCTACAAAACTCCTGCTTCTCTACAAAAAATCTACGACGTAGCCCTAGAAAACCGTCTAGAACGCTCCTCCACAATTTTGGCTTTAGGCGGTGGTGTGATTGGTGATATGGCAGGGTTTGCCGCCGCCACCTGGCTCCGAGGCATTAACTTCGTGCAAGTACCCACAACCTTGCTGGCGATGGTCGATGCCTCCATTGGTGGTAAAACTGGCGTCAACCATCCCCGTGGTAAAAACCTAATCGGCGCGTTCCATCAACCCAAATTAGTTTTAATCGATCCTCAAGTGCTCAAAACTCTGCCAGCCAGAGAATTCCGAGCAGGGATGGCTGAGGTAATCAAGTACGGCATTATTTGGGATGCCGAACTGTTTGAAAAACTAGAACAAAGCCCACGGCTGGATCAACTACGCTACATCAGCGACGAACTACTGCAAGAAATCTTGACTCGCTCCTGTCAAGCCAAAGCCCACGTTGTCAGCAAAGACGAAAAAGAAGCAGGCTTACGCGCCATCCTCAACTATGGTCACACCATCGGCCATGCAGTCGAGAGCTTAACCGGATACAAAGTGGTCAATCACGGCGAAGCGGTCGCGATCGGCATGGTGGCAGCAGGTCAAATCGCTGTAGATCTAGGGTTGTGGGATCAAGCTGCTAGCGATCGCCAACTCGCCTTAATTGAGAAAACTGGCCTCCCCACCAAACTGCCAGAAGGCTTGGATATTGAGGCGATCGCGGATAGTTTGCAAAGCGACAAGAAAGTCCAAGACGGTCGGGTGCGGTTCATTTTGCCCACCCAAATCGGCGCTGTCACCATTACTGATCAAGTTCCTGCTAACGTGATTCAGCAAGTTCTTTATGGCATGAATATAGACCTAACCCCCCAACCCCCTTCCCTGTGA
- a CDS encoding cytochrome B6: MSGAFSYLLVLGLFYGAALGLFFGLKAVKLI; this comes from the coding sequence ATGTCTGGTGCTTTTTCTTATCTGTTGGTGCTCGGTTTGTTTTATGGTGCGGCGCTTGGGTTGTTTTTTGGCTTGAAGGCTGTCAAGTTGATCTAG
- a CDS encoding B12-binding domain-containing radical SAM protein yields MRVLLLYPLFPKSFWSFEKTLELVDRKVLLPPLGLVTVAAILPQEWEYKLVDRNVRAVTEDEWAWADLVMLSAMIVQKDDFLAQIQEAKRRGKPVAVGGPYPTALPEEAQAADYLILDEGEITLPLFIEAIERGETQGVFRSNGVKPDVTTTPIPRFELLDFSAYDSMAVQFSRGCPFQCEFCDIIVLYGRKPRTKAPQQLLAELNYLYELGWDRSIFMVDDNFIGNKRNVKLFLKDLKTWMEEHQYPFSFFTEASVDLAQDPEMMELMVECNFTAVFLGIETPDEDSLALTQKFQNTRDSLSEAVESITRVGLRVMAGFIIGFDNEKPGAGDRIVQFVEKTAIPTALFSMLQVLPDTALWHRLKKEGRLGDETGNINQTTLMNFVPTRPLEDIAREYMHAFSELYEPHKFLDRVYRHHLIMGSPKFKAPSKIPSWVDVRALLTVCWQQGVVRSTRFQFWRNLWNIFKHNPKVWDRYLTVCAHNEHFSEYRQIVCDEIEAQLTEYLATKAETQKTAQTVVPKVNAIAG; encoded by the coding sequence ATGCGAGTTTTACTCCTCTATCCGCTGTTTCCCAAAAGCTTTTGGTCGTTTGAAAAAACTTTAGAACTCGTCGACCGCAAAGTCTTGCTGCCACCTTTAGGCTTAGTTACTGTTGCGGCCATTCTGCCTCAGGAGTGGGAATATAAGCTGGTCGATCGCAATGTCCGCGCTGTCACAGAAGACGAATGGGCTTGGGCTGATCTGGTAATGCTCTCCGCCATGATTGTGCAAAAAGATGATTTCTTGGCCCAAATTCAAGAAGCCAAACGCCGAGGCAAACCAGTGGCTGTGGGTGGCCCTTACCCAACTGCCTTACCGGAAGAGGCCCAAGCGGCTGATTACCTGATCTTGGATGAGGGCGAAATTACTTTGCCGCTCTTTATTGAAGCAATTGAGCGTGGTGAAACCCAGGGAGTCTTCCGCTCCAATGGCGTGAAGCCAGACGTTACCACCACACCCATTCCCCGATTCGAACTGCTCGACTTCAGCGCTTACGACAGCATGGCGGTGCAGTTCTCGCGCGGGTGCCCGTTCCAGTGCGAATTTTGCGACATTATTGTTCTCTACGGTCGTAAACCGCGCACCAAGGCTCCGCAACAACTCCTAGCCGAGCTGAACTACCTCTACGAACTCGGCTGGGATCGTAGCATCTTCATGGTGGATGACAACTTTATTGGTAACAAGCGCAACGTAAAGTTGTTCCTCAAAGACTTAAAAACCTGGATGGAGGAGCACCAGTATCCCTTCTCCTTCTTTACTGAAGCTTCGGTAGACTTGGCCCAAGACCCAGAAATGATGGAGTTGATGGTGGAGTGCAACTTCACCGCCGTCTTCCTCGGCATCGAGACCCCAGACGAAGACAGCCTAGCCCTGACCCAGAAATTTCAAAACACCCGTGACTCCCTCAGCGAGGCAGTTGAATCTATCACCAGAGTGGGTCTACGCGTCATGGCTGGATTCATCATCGGCTTTGACAACGAAAAACCGGGTGCAGGCGATCGCATCGTCCAGTTCGTGGAAAAAACCGCCATCCCCACCGCTCTATTCAGCATGTTGCAAGTCCTACCCGACACTGCCCTGTGGCATCGCTTGAAAAAAGAAGGGCGTTTAGGGGATGAGACAGGCAACATCAACCAAACCACGTTGATGAACTTCGTTCCTACTCGCCCCTTAGAAGACATTGCTCGCGAATACATGCACGCCTTTTCCGAGCTTTACGAACCCCATAAATTCCTCGATCGCGTGTATCGTCACCACCTGATCATGGGATCGCCCAAATTCAAGGCTCCCAGCAAAATTCCAAGTTGGGTAGATGTTCGCGCCTTACTCACCGTCTGCTGGCAACAAGGCGTTGTCCGGAGTACCCGCTTCCAGTTCTGGCGCAACCTCTGGAACATCTTCAAACACAACCCCAAAGTTTGGGATCGCTACCTCACCGTCTGCGCCCACAACGAACACTTCAGCGAATATCGCCAAATTGTTTGCGACGAAATCGAAGCCCAACTCACCGAATATTTAGCTACTAAAGCAGAGACACAAAAAACGGCACAAACTGTCGTACCCAAAGTCAACGCGATCGCTGGCTAG
- a CDS encoding B12-binding domain-containing radical SAM protein, with the protein MRVLLLYPLFPRSFWSFDKALELIGRKVSLPPLGLITVAAILPQTWEFRLVDRNVRLETEADWNWAELVIISGMIVQKPDMLHLIQQAKQRGKLVAVGGPYVTSVPDAAQAAGADFLVLDEGEITLPMLVEAIAQGKTSGVFRAGEEKPDVSTSPIPRYDLLDFKAYNEMSVQFSRGCPFQCEFCDIIVLYGRKPRTKTPAQLIAEVQTLYDLGWRRAIFMVDDNFIGNKRNVKLLLRELGSWMAAHNYPFRLATEASIDLAQDQELLDLMIDANFGSVFIGIETPDTDSLALTHKFQNTRNSLVESVQTINRAGLNVMAGFILGFDGEKPGAGQRIIDFVEATAIPKAMFGLLQALPNTALWNRLEKEGRMLEANKETQGHQMALTNFIPTRPVEELAREYLSCFWELYEPSRYLSRVYRNFIQQKPSPHKVPFRMLELVELRAVFTIFWRQGIKRSTRWQFWRQLFAILRHNPSVFVPYMSNCALSEHFLEYRQTVRDEIEAQLAEYLAAEANFQAQTAKATVTANINAIAS; encoded by the coding sequence ATGCGAGTTTTACTCCTCTATCCCCTTTTTCCTCGGTCGTTCTGGTCTTTTGATAAGGCTCTAGAACTGATTGGGCGTAAGGTTTCGCTTCCTCCCTTAGGACTGATTACGGTTGCCGCAATTTTGCCTCAAACGTGGGAGTTTCGCCTGGTAGACCGCAATGTGCGGCTGGAGACAGAAGCTGACTGGAATTGGGCAGAGCTGGTGATTATCTCTGGCATGATTGTCCAAAAGCCAGATATGTTGCATTTGATTCAGCAGGCTAAGCAACGAGGCAAATTAGTTGCCGTGGGTGGCCCTTATGTCACCTCGGTTCCAGATGCAGCTCAGGCAGCAGGAGCTGATTTCCTGGTGTTGGATGAAGGTGAAATTACGCTTCCCATGTTGGTTGAGGCGATCGCCCAAGGTAAAACTTCTGGTGTTTTCCGCGCTGGAGAAGAAAAGCCAGATGTCAGCACTTCGCCCATTCCGCGTTATGACCTGCTGGATTTCAAGGCTTATAACGAGATGTCGGTGCAATTCTCGCGTGGGTGTCCGTTCCAGTGCGAGTTTTGCGACATCATTGTGCTGTATGGACGCAAGCCTCGTACCAAAACCCCGGCCCAGCTCATTGCTGAAGTACAAACCCTGTACGACCTCGGTTGGCGGCGAGCGATCTTTATGGTCGATGACAACTTCATTGGCAACAAGCGCAATGTCAAGCTGTTGCTACGTGAACTTGGCTCCTGGATGGCAGCCCACAACTATCCGTTCCGCCTTGCCACCGAAGCCTCGATCGATCTAGCTCAAGACCAAGAGCTACTGGATTTGATGATTGATGCCAATTTTGGTTCTGTATTTATCGGCATCGAAACTCCAGATACAGATAGTTTGGCGCTGACTCACAAATTTCAAAATACCCGCAACTCGTTAGTGGAGTCTGTACAAACGATTAATCGGGCAGGTTTGAATGTGATGGCTGGCTTTATCCTCGGCTTTGACGGTGAGAAGCCAGGGGCGGGGCAACGGATTATCGATTTTGTCGAGGCTACCGCGATTCCTAAAGCGATGTTTGGGCTGCTCCAGGCACTTCCTAACACAGCACTCTGGAACCGACTAGAAAAAGAAGGTCGGATGCTAGAGGCCAACAAAGAAACCCAGGGCCACCAAATGGCGCTGACCAACTTTATCCCTACCCGTCCGGTAGAAGAATTGGCTCGTGAGTACCTGAGTTGTTTTTGGGAGCTGTACGAACCTAGCCGTTATTTGTCACGGGTCTATCGCAACTTCATCCAGCAAAAGCCATCGCCTCACAAAGTGCCATTTCGCATGCTAGAACTGGTGGAACTCCGGGCTGTGTTCACCATTTTCTGGCGGCAGGGCATCAAACGCAGTACGCGTTGGCAGTTTTGGCGGCAACTCTTTGCGATTCTGCGGCACAATCCCAGCGTCTTTGTCCCCTATATGAGCAATTGTGCTTTGAGCGAGCATTTCCTGGAGTACCGTCAAACGGTGCGGGACGAAATCGAAGCTCAGCTAGCGGAGTACTTAGCCGCTGAGGCGAACTTCCAGGCTCAAACTGCGAAGGCAACCGTCACAGCTAACATCAATGCGATCGCCAGTTAA
- a CDS encoding NAD(P)-dependent oxidoreductase, with translation MPPKRIFMTGSSGCIGHYIAEALIQSTEHELHLLVRDPAKLKFDYQARPGIHIIKANMRDVDRMEDLLASMDVAILVATAWGNAQETYDVNVLKTLRLMSLLDPERCEQVIYFSTASILDRKNHLLKEAGQLGTDYISSKYSCFQQLPKLAIAPKVTTLFPTLVLGGDEHKPYSHLSSGISEVVKWVDLIRFLKADGSFHFIHGRDIAQVVQHLVEHPPEPGQPRQLVLGNQRITVDEAVETLCDYLGKKIQFRIPLSPVLADVLIAVFRIQMAAWDRFCVKYRHFTYENVVNPATFNLPTYCATFRDVLKVSGVPGQGVRAAEAKERAIAE, from the coding sequence ATGCCCCCCAAGCGGATTTTCATGACGGGTTCGAGTGGCTGCATCGGTCACTACATCGCGGAAGCTTTGATTCAGTCCACTGAGCATGAATTACATCTGCTGGTTAGAGACCCCGCAAAGCTGAAGTTTGACTACCAAGCTCGTCCTGGGATTCACATCATTAAGGCTAATATGCGGGATGTTGACCGCATGGAAGACTTATTGGCATCAATGGATGTGGCGATTTTGGTGGCTACTGCTTGGGGGAATGCTCAAGAAACCTATGATGTGAACGTTTTAAAGACGTTGCGGTTGATGAGTTTGCTCGATCCAGAACGCTGCGAACAAGTAATTTACTTCTCAACCGCCAGTATTCTCGATCGCAAAAACCACTTGCTCAAAGAAGCAGGGCAACTGGGGACTGATTACATCAGCTCGAAGTACTCTTGTTTTCAACAGTTACCGAAGCTGGCGATCGCTCCTAAAGTTACTACCTTGTTCCCTACTTTGGTGTTGGGTGGGGATGAGCATAAACCTTACTCTCACTTGTCTTCTGGGATTTCAGAGGTGGTGAAATGGGTTGACCTGATTCGCTTCTTGAAGGCGGATGGAAGTTTTCATTTCATTCATGGCCGCGATATTGCCCAGGTAGTGCAACATTTGGTAGAGCACCCACCGGAACCGGGGCAGCCACGGCAGTTAGTGCTAGGAAATCAGCGAATTACGGTGGATGAAGCAGTAGAGACGCTTTGCGATTATCTGGGGAAGAAAATTCAGTTTCGGATTCCTCTATCGCCTGTGCTAGCTGATGTGCTGATTGCAGTATTTCGGATTCAGATGGCGGCTTGGGATCGTTTCTGTGTCAAGTATCGACATTTTACTTACGAGAATGTGGTGAATCCAGCGACGTTCAATTTGCCGACTTATTGCGCCACGTTTCGGGATGTGTTGAAGGTTAGTGGGGTACCTGGGCAGGGTGTGAGGGCTGCTGAGGCTAAAGAGCGGGCGATCGCAGAATAA
- the hemE gene encoding uroporphyrinogen decarboxylase yields MAGSTQIPYLLRAARGEAVDRPPVWMMRQAGRYMKVYRDLRDKYPSFRERSENPELAIEISLQPFRAFRPDGVILFSDILTPLPGIGIPFDIVESRGPIIDPPIRTLEQINNLHPIDPEGSMPFIRTILQTLRQEVGNEAAVLGFIGAPWTLAAYAIEGKSSKDYTIIKGMAFSEPEMLHKFLGKIADAIAAYACYQIDSGAQVIQMFDSWAGQLSPQDFETFAQPYQKQVFAKIKAAHPDAPLILYINGSAGVLERMAQSGCDLVSVDWTVDMAEARQRLGANMGVQGNIDPCALFGSKDFIRDRILDTVRKAGNRRHILNLGHGVLQGTPEENVAHFFETAKQVDKLLAVHA; encoded by the coding sequence ATGGCCGGATCGACCCAAATTCCTTATCTGTTACGGGCTGCTCGGGGTGAAGCTGTTGATCGACCACCCGTGTGGATGATGCGGCAGGCGGGTCGATACATGAAAGTCTATCGGGATTTGCGCGACAAATATCCCTCTTTCCGGGAGCGCTCCGAAAACCCTGAGCTAGCAATTGAGATCTCCTTGCAACCCTTCCGGGCGTTTCGTCCCGATGGTGTCATCCTGTTTTCCGATATTCTGACGCCGCTACCCGGAATTGGGATTCCTTTCGATATTGTGGAAAGCCGAGGCCCCATTATTGATCCTCCCATTCGCACCTTAGAGCAGATCAATAACTTGCATCCCATTGACCCCGAAGGCTCAATGCCCTTCATTCGCACGATTCTGCAAACGTTGCGCCAAGAAGTTGGCAACGAAGCAGCAGTGCTTGGTTTTATCGGTGCGCCTTGGACACTCGCAGCTTATGCGATTGAAGGTAAGAGTTCTAAAGACTACACGATCATCAAGGGCATGGCGTTCAGTGAGCCAGAAATGCTCCACAAGTTCTTGGGTAAGATAGCAGACGCAATCGCCGCCTATGCCTGCTATCAGATTGATTCTGGCGCTCAGGTGATCCAAATGTTCGATTCTTGGGCAGGACAGCTTAGCCCCCAAGATTTTGAAACCTTTGCTCAGCCTTACCAAAAGCAAGTCTTTGCCAAGATTAAAGCGGCGCATCCTGACGCGCCTCTGATCCTCTACATCAACGGTAGTGCGGGTGTTCTGGAGCGGATGGCACAATCTGGATGTGATCTCGTCAGTGTGGACTGGACCGTAGATATGGCCGAAGCGCGTCAGCGTCTGGGCGCTAACATGGGCGTACAAGGCAATATTGACCCCTGCGCTTTGTTTGGTTCCAAAGACTTCATCCGCGATCGCATTCTGGATACCGTGCGAAAAGCAGGCAATCGTCGCCACATCCTCAACCTCGGCCACGGAGTTCTGCAAGGCACTCCTGAGGAAAATGTGGCTCATTTCTTTGAAACTGCAAAGCAAGTTGACAAACTCTTGGCAGTTCATGCGTAG